The following is a genomic window from Geobacillus subterraneus.
GAAGAAAAAGTGGCCGTTGTTCCGGGCAATGTCTTTGGCGCCAGCGGGGAAGGCTATATCCGCTGCTCGTACGCTTCATCGCTCGAGCAGCTGCAGGAAGCCATTAAACGGATGAAGCGGTTTTTGGCGCGCCTGTAACCGATGATGTTCCGCCATGGGCGGGACATCTTTTTTTGGGTTTTCCCTTCCGGTTATGTTATAATACAAAAACATAGATAAAACTAACAATAGGAGTGTTTTGCTTGCCAACGATGAAACGAGGAGCGATTGTGAAAGGGAAGGTGACAGGCATCCAGCCATATGGCGCGTTCGTCCAACTTGAGGACGGCATGCAAGGGCTCATTCATATTTCGGAAATTTCCCACCAGTTTGTGAAAGATGTGCGCGATTATGTCCAGATCGGTGACGAAGTGACCGTCAAAGTGCTCGATGTCGACTATAAGGCAGGGCGGGCGAGCCTATCTTTAAAGGCGCTCGAGCCGGGCGGAGAGAGGGAAAAGCGCCAGGCGCGCATG
Proteins encoded in this region:
- the yugI gene encoding S1 domain-containing post-transcriptional regulator GSP13, which gives rise to MPTMKRGAIVKGKVTGIQPYGAFVQLEDGMQGLIHISEISHQFVKDVRDYVQIGDEVTVKVLDVDYKAGRASLSLKALEPGGEREKRQARMKMPLESGFRPLKEKLREWIEQSKKEDLPKK